One genomic window of Magnolia sinica isolate HGM2019 chromosome 3, MsV1, whole genome shotgun sequence includes the following:
- the LOC131240068 gene encoding CMP-sialic acid transporter 2-like, with product MVWVTKMQKVEPMKNGMIECSVCHSKLVSPATKTVSRAYDRHRNKISSKNRALNVLLVVGDCILVGLQPILVFMSKVDGQFKFSPVSVNFLTEIAKVLFAVVMLLFQARRQKVGEKPLLSVSTFVQAARNNVLLAVPAFLYAINNYLKFTMQLYFNPSTVKMLSNLKVLVIAVLLKIIMRRKFSIIQWEALALLLIGISVNQLRSLPAGTTTLDLPLATSAYLYTLIFVTVPSMASVYNEYALKSQFETSIYLQNLFLYGYGAIFNFLGILGTVIVKGPSSFDILQGHSKATMFLIFNNAAQGILSSFFFKYADTILKKYSSTVATIFTGIASAALFGHTLTINFILGISIVFISMHQFFSPLSKVKEEAQNGTLEMMDVQNSHRLKDSSFINMAAGATEEASHRVGSSDREPLLPK from the exons AAGGTTGAGCCTATGAAGAACGGAATGATAGAATGCAGTGTCTGCCATTCCAAATTGGTTTCCCCTGCTACTAAAACCGTGTCAAGGGCATATGACCGGCATAGGAACAAGATATCATCCAAGAATCGTGCTCTCAATGTCCTTTTGGTTGTTGGGGATTGCATCTTGGTTGGTCTACAG CCTATTTTGGTTTTTATGTCTAAGGTGGATGGGCAATTCAAGTTTAGTCCTGTCAGTGTTAACTTTTTGACAGAGATAGCAAAGGTTCTATTTGCTGTTGTTATGCTCTTATTTCAG GCTAGGCGTCAGAAGGTTGGAGAGAAACCCCTACTTTCAGTTTCTACATTTGTGCAG GCAGCTCGTAATAATGTCCTTCTTGCTGTGCCAGCTTTTCTCTATGCTATCAATAACTATCTAAAGTTTACAATGCAG CTGTATTTTAATCCTTCTACTGTGAAAATGCTGAGCAACCTGAAG GTTTTGGTAATTGCTGTCCTATTGAAGATTATCATGAGACGGAAGTTTTCCATCATTCAG TGGGAAGCACTTGCTTTGTTGCTTATTGGGATCAGCGTGAATCAACTTCGATCGCTACCTGCGGGTACTACTACATTGGATCTTCCACTTGCAACGAGTGCATACCTGTATACCTTGATCTTT GTAACTGTACCGTCTATGGCTTCAGTTTACAACGAGTATGCTCTGAAGAGCCAGTTTGAGACAAGCATCTATCTTCAG AACTTGTTTCTATATGGCTATGGTGCCATATTCAATTTTCTTGGCATTCTTGGAACAGTCATTGTCAAAG GCCCCAGCAGCTTTGATATCCTGCAGGGACATTCAAAGGCTACAATGTTTCTTATATTCAACAATGCAGCACAAGGCATCCTGTCCTCGTTCTTTTTCAAATATGCAG ACACAATATTGAAGAAATATTCATCAACTGTGGCGACAATTTTCACTGGGATAGCATCTGCTGCATTGTTCGGTCATACTCTGACTATAAACTTTATATTAGGAATTTCAATTGTTTTTATCTCGATGCACCAG TTCTTTTCTCCCCTTTCGAAAGTCAAAGAGGAAGCACAAAATGGTACTTTAGAAATGATGGATGTTCAGAATAGTCACAG GTTGAAGGATTCATCCTTCATAAATATGGCGGCTGGAGCAACTGAGGAA GCTAGCCATCGTGTTGGATCTAGTGACAGAGAACCGCTTCTCCCTAAATGA